Proteins from a single region of Urocitellus parryii isolate mUroPar1 chromosome 4, mUroPar1.hap1, whole genome shotgun sequence:
- the Neu3 gene encoding sialidase-3 isoform X2, with protein MEEVTSSSFNNPLFQQEDKKGITYRIPALLYVPPTCTFLAFAERRSTSRDVDALYLVLRRGLRTGHSVQWGPLKPLVEASLPGHRTMNPCPVWEQKSGCVYLFFICVRNQVTECRQIFLGKNAARLCFVCSQDAGCSWSEVRDLTEDVIGSELKHWATFAVGPGHGIQLQSGRLVIPAYAYYFPYRCLCFALPCKTKPHSLMIYSDDFGVTWHHGKLIRPLVTVECQVAEVTRKAAHPVLYCSARTPNRYRAEALSTDHGECFQRQTLNPQLCEPPHGCQGSVVSFRPLENTRRYQYTGGKDAPTIQESPLLDNSLRLEEGAGTASETWLLYSHPTSKKRRVDLGIYLNQNPLEIAHWSHPWILHCGPCGYSDLAAVEEEGLFGCLFECGTECECEQIAFRLFSDQEILSCI; from the exons ATGGAAGAAGTGACATCATCCTCCTTCAACAATCCTCTGTTCCAGCAGGAAGACAAGAAAGGGATTACCTACCGGATCCCGGCCCTGCTCTATGTGCCCCCCACCTGCACGTTCCTGGCCTTTGCAGAGAGGCGTTCAACAAGCAGGGATGTGGATGCACTCTACCTGGTGCTGAGGCGAGGGTTGAGGACTGGGCACTCAGTACAG TGGGGACCCCTGAAGCCACTGGTGGAAGCCAGTTTACCTGGGCATCGGACCATGAACCCCTGTCCTGTGTGGGAGCAAAAGAGTGGCTGTGTGTATCTGTTCTTCATCTGCGTGCGGAACCAGGTCACCGAATGTCGACAGATTTTTTTAGGCAAGAATGCTGCTCGCCTCTGCTTTGTCTGCAGTCAGGATGCTGGATGCTCGTGGAGTGAGGTGAGGGACTTGACTGAAGATGTCATCGGCTCAGAGTTGAAGCACTGGGCCACATTTGCTGTGGGCCCAGGGCATGGCATCCAGCTGCAATCAGGGAGGCTGGTCATCCCTGCATATGCCTACTATTTCCCTTATCGGTGCCTTTGCTTCGCACTACCATGTAAAACAAAGCCTCATTCCCTGATGATCTACAGTGATGACTTTGGGGTGACATGGCATCATGGTAAGCTCATTAGACCTTTGGTGACAGTGGAGTGCCAAGTGGCAGAGGTGACCAGGAAGGCTGCTCATCCTGTACTCTATTGCAGTGCCCGGACACCAAACAGGTACCGAGCAGAGGCTCTCAGCACTGATCATGGTGAATGTTTTCAGAGACAGACCCTGAACCCACAGCTCTGTGAGCCCCCACATGGCTGCCAAGGCAGTGTAGTGAGTTTTCGGCCCCTGGAGAACACACGTAGATACCAGTACACAGGTGGCAAAGATGCTCCTACCATTCAGGAGAGCCCTCTGCTGGACAATTcactgaggctggaggaaggagcTGGAACAGCATCAGAAACATGGCTCTTATACTCACACCCAACTAGTAAGAAACGAAGAGTTGACCTGGGCATCTACCTCAACCAGAACCCCTTGGAGATTGCCCACTGGTCTCACCCTTGGATCTTGCATTGTGGGCCCTGTGGCTATTCTGATCTGGCTGCTGTGGAGGAGGAGGGCTTGTTTGGATGTTTGTTTGAGTGTGGGActgagtgtgagtgtgagcaAATAGCCTTCCGTCTGTTTTCAGACCAAGAGATCCTGAGCTGCATATAG
- the Neu3 gene encoding sialidase-3 isoform X3 codes for MEEPLAPSSASRATEEPGSRAEIMEEVTSSSFNNPLFQQEDKKGITYRIPALLYVPPTCTFLAFAERRSTSRDVDALYLVLRRGLRTGHSVQWGPLKPLVEASLPGHRTMNPCPVWEQKSGCVYLFFICVRNQVTECRQIFLGKNAARLCFVCSQDAGCSWSEVRDLTEDVIGSELKHWATFAVGPGHGIQLQSGRLVIPAYAYYFPYRCLCFALPCKTKPHSLMIYSDDFGVTWHHGKLIRPLVTVECQVAEVTRKAAHPVLYCSARTPNRYRAEALSTDHGECFQRQTLNPQLCEPPHGCQGSVVSFRPLENTRRYQYTGGKDAPTIQESPLLDNSLRLEEGAGTASETWLLYSHPTNQEILSCI; via the exons AGATCATGGAAGAAGTGACATCATCCTCCTTCAACAATCCTCTGTTCCAGCAGGAAGACAAGAAAGGGATTACCTACCGGATCCCGGCCCTGCTCTATGTGCCCCCCACCTGCACGTTCCTGGCCTTTGCAGAGAGGCGTTCAACAAGCAGGGATGTGGATGCACTCTACCTGGTGCTGAGGCGAGGGTTGAGGACTGGGCACTCAGTACAG TGGGGACCCCTGAAGCCACTGGTGGAAGCCAGTTTACCTGGGCATCGGACCATGAACCCCTGTCCTGTGTGGGAGCAAAAGAGTGGCTGTGTGTATCTGTTCTTCATCTGCGTGCGGAACCAGGTCACCGAATGTCGACAGATTTTTTTAGGCAAGAATGCTGCTCGCCTCTGCTTTGTCTGCAGTCAGGATGCTGGATGCTCGTGGAGTGAGGTGAGGGACTTGACTGAAGATGTCATCGGCTCAGAGTTGAAGCACTGGGCCACATTTGCTGTGGGCCCAGGGCATGGCATCCAGCTGCAATCAGGGAGGCTGGTCATCCCTGCATATGCCTACTATTTCCCTTATCGGTGCCTTTGCTTCGCACTACCATGTAAAACAAAGCCTCATTCCCTGATGATCTACAGTGATGACTTTGGGGTGACATGGCATCATGGTAAGCTCATTAGACCTTTGGTGACAGTGGAGTGCCAAGTGGCAGAGGTGACCAGGAAGGCTGCTCATCCTGTACTCTATTGCAGTGCCCGGACACCAAACAGGTACCGAGCAGAGGCTCTCAGCACTGATCATGGTGAATGTTTTCAGAGACAGACCCTGAACCCACAGCTCTGTGAGCCCCCACATGGCTGCCAAGGCAGTGTAGTGAGTTTTCGGCCCCTGGAGAACACACGTAGATACCAGTACACAGGTGGCAAAGATGCTCCTACCATTCAGGAGAGCCCTCTGCTGGACAATTcactgaggctggaggaaggagcTGGAACAGCATCAGAAACATGGCTCTTATACTCACACCCAACTA ACCAAGAGATCCTGAGCTGCATATAG
- the Neu3 gene encoding sialidase-3 isoform X1 produces MEEPLAPSSASRATEEPGSRAEIMEEVTSSSFNNPLFQQEDKKGITYRIPALLYVPPTCTFLAFAERRSTSRDVDALYLVLRRGLRTGHSVQWGPLKPLVEASLPGHRTMNPCPVWEQKSGCVYLFFICVRNQVTECRQIFLGKNAARLCFVCSQDAGCSWSEVRDLTEDVIGSELKHWATFAVGPGHGIQLQSGRLVIPAYAYYFPYRCLCFALPCKTKPHSLMIYSDDFGVTWHHGKLIRPLVTVECQVAEVTRKAAHPVLYCSARTPNRYRAEALSTDHGECFQRQTLNPQLCEPPHGCQGSVVSFRPLENTRRYQYTGGKDAPTIQESPLLDNSLRLEEGAGTASETWLLYSHPTSKKRRVDLGIYLNQNPLEIAHWSHPWILHCGPCGYSDLAAVEEEGLFGCLFECGTECECEQIAFRLFSDQEILSCI; encoded by the exons AGATCATGGAAGAAGTGACATCATCCTCCTTCAACAATCCTCTGTTCCAGCAGGAAGACAAGAAAGGGATTACCTACCGGATCCCGGCCCTGCTCTATGTGCCCCCCACCTGCACGTTCCTGGCCTTTGCAGAGAGGCGTTCAACAAGCAGGGATGTGGATGCACTCTACCTGGTGCTGAGGCGAGGGTTGAGGACTGGGCACTCAGTACAG TGGGGACCCCTGAAGCCACTGGTGGAAGCCAGTTTACCTGGGCATCGGACCATGAACCCCTGTCCTGTGTGGGAGCAAAAGAGTGGCTGTGTGTATCTGTTCTTCATCTGCGTGCGGAACCAGGTCACCGAATGTCGACAGATTTTTTTAGGCAAGAATGCTGCTCGCCTCTGCTTTGTCTGCAGTCAGGATGCTGGATGCTCGTGGAGTGAGGTGAGGGACTTGACTGAAGATGTCATCGGCTCAGAGTTGAAGCACTGGGCCACATTTGCTGTGGGCCCAGGGCATGGCATCCAGCTGCAATCAGGGAGGCTGGTCATCCCTGCATATGCCTACTATTTCCCTTATCGGTGCCTTTGCTTCGCACTACCATGTAAAACAAAGCCTCATTCCCTGATGATCTACAGTGATGACTTTGGGGTGACATGGCATCATGGTAAGCTCATTAGACCTTTGGTGACAGTGGAGTGCCAAGTGGCAGAGGTGACCAGGAAGGCTGCTCATCCTGTACTCTATTGCAGTGCCCGGACACCAAACAGGTACCGAGCAGAGGCTCTCAGCACTGATCATGGTGAATGTTTTCAGAGACAGACCCTGAACCCACAGCTCTGTGAGCCCCCACATGGCTGCCAAGGCAGTGTAGTGAGTTTTCGGCCCCTGGAGAACACACGTAGATACCAGTACACAGGTGGCAAAGATGCTCCTACCATTCAGGAGAGCCCTCTGCTGGACAATTcactgaggctggaggaaggagcTGGAACAGCATCAGAAACATGGCTCTTATACTCACACCCAACTAGTAAGAAACGAAGAGTTGACCTGGGCATCTACCTCAACCAGAACCCCTTGGAGATTGCCCACTGGTCTCACCCTTGGATCTTGCATTGTGGGCCCTGTGGCTATTCTGATCTGGCTGCTGTGGAGGAGGAGGGCTTGTTTGGATGTTTGTTTGAGTGTGGGActgagtgtgagtgtgagcaAATAGCCTTCCGTCTGTTTTCAGACCAAGAGATCCTGAGCTGCATATAG